TTTGGTCTGCTAGACTGCTTGCTACCTTTGTGAAATGAAAATCATACTTGAACAAGTCAATAAATGAGTTAGAGTAGGTAGGTGTTGCCGTTGACAAGGAGAGGAACCCAACTGTATTGAATGTTACTTTTCCCCCGTTGAGCTGTTCTTCACTAACGACCGATCCAATCTCTATCTTtccaactctctctctctctcccctccaATCTCGAGATCTGTCTCCCAGAGATACGGAATGGAAAAGAAAGAGACCCAAAAACATGTGGTAGAGAGTGTAGCAGGAGCTGAGCAAGAGAATGGGATCTTGATAGAAGATGAGATCGAGAGGAGCAAAGTCGGCATCATGAGAGCTCTTTGCGACCGACAAGATCCCTCCACTAAGGTCCGGTCCCAATATATGTTTTCTACTTTCCAAATCTCATCTTTCTATTTTTGGTTTGTACTTCTTCTTAACCAAAAAAGAATGAGAGATAAAAAGTCACTTTAGCTCTGACTAAAACTTGAGTTGACTTTTTTGTCCTAAAGAAAAAGTAATTAGGGGAACTCGAAGTAGTAGTAGACTCCTGTCCTGTGTTAAGTAGATATGTTAAATGAATATGGGTGATGGGGGGGACAGGAAGTGGATGACCTGATGATGAGGCGGTTTCTGAGGGCGCGTGACATGGACATTGAAAAGGCTTCAACGCTCTTCCTCAAGTACCTTGCTTGGAAAAAAAGTTTCCTCCCAAAGGGGTGCATACCTGAATCAGAGATCGGCAACGAACTGTCGCACAAGAAAGTGTGTATGCAGGGACATGACAAAATGGGTCGTCCTATCGTTGTTTCCTTTGGGAACAGACATAACCCTTCCAAAGGCAACCCTGACGAGTTCAAGCGTGAGTCATTACACCACTTTACCCTTTCTATTACCAAATCTCTCTTGCTTATTAATCATCAttacctctttttttttggttatctTCCGGCAGGTTTTGTAGTCTACACGCTGGAGAAGATATGTGCTAGGTTTATATTATACACAATCTTTTCAAATGGGGTTTAGTTATTAAACCGTAAACCAGATTACCCTCTGATACAatgctttttgttttgttttcatctaATTAAGAATGCCAAAAGGTGTAGAAAAGTTCATATCCATAGGAGATCTGCAAGGGTGGGGATATTCTAACTGTGACATCCGCGGCTACCTTGCTGCTCTTTCCACTTTGCAGGTTCAATTTTCTCTTCACTCATCTCAAAAGAGAAACACTCACTCTCTCTTTAAATTGATAAttggtttttgttttctaaaggATTGCTACCCGGAGAGACTAGGGAAACTCTACATAGTGCATGCCCCCTACATTTTCATGACCGCATGGAAGGTCGTTTACCCCTTTATCGACACCAACACCAAGAAAAAGGTCAGTATATTTAGCTCAGGCACCACAAGGTCCACAACACCTATCTCTTGTTTATCTATTTACAGtctgtgtttgtttgttttgaaactTGGATTGTTAATTATTGGTGTGTGGGGGTGGGGCAGATTGTTTTCGTGGAGAACAAGAAACTCACAGAAACTCTGCTTGAAGACATAGACGAAACCCAACTTCCAGACATCTACGGTGGCAAGATGCCACTTACTCCTATTCAGGACTCCTAATGACGGATGATATTACTTACTACTCTTTTATCTCCAAACAATTACCCTACTTACTATTCTTTGTATTTTGAATTAAACCTTAAAAAGCTTATCGAGTATTGCCAATTTTATAGTTAGTGATAAAGAAGCCatattgagattttttttttttaaatttcttgttATTTCATCAAATATCTACTTGTGGATTTGGCTCTTCTCTGCCACTATGATAGACTAATATAATATGTTTGATTAATGcaagagaatatatatatatatatatatgtctatgGGCATCAACCAACACCTTGAGATAAAATCCATAGAACAAGTCTTTTCAAGTTTTCTCACActcaaagaagaagaggaaggaagGCATAATCATCAGATTTGGCAAGGTGTTTGGGTTGATCATCAGTACATGCGAGAGTGAGGGCGAATAGAAGCAGTTGATCGGTTGTTGTCTTTGGCTAGAGCTTTGGTCTCTCTAAGATAAGCTCTGGTGATCTCAACGCCAAGACTGGGGTTCCTCTGCACAAAAGTCTCGTATTTCATGGGAACCACCACTTCCTCCATATGTTTAACCACATGGTTGATCGCAGCGGATTTCAAGATGGTGTCGGAAGGAATGCTGGCGAGCTCCAGGACGTCAAGGACGTTCCTGGAGGTGAGAGAAGCGATGAAATGGTCGCGGCAAACGTCTTGGAGATAAGGAATGTCGTATTTGTCGGCAGCAAGGTAGAGGGCTCGGTACTGGTTGTAAGGAGCAAGTAAGTTGCCCGAGTAGAGGAACTCGAGAAGAGAGTTGAGCTCATCGTAGTTCAAATCGGGGAGAGTGATAGAATCCTCGGCAGAGGCCTTGCATTCATCGGAGTCTAGCATGTTCCTGAAGACCTTAGATCTTGACGACTGCGAATAAataatgaatgaatgaatgtttaaaaaaagaagagattggATGATGCAAGTGTAAGAGTTAGTTACGAGGAGGGCCTTGTGGGTAGGGATGGGGAGagcatgatgatgatgatgatgatgatcagcaCCAGGATGAACGAGAAGATCAGTGTGGATTTTCTCCTTGAATGAGACAACGAGTGCCCCTAGGAATGCCGCCTTTTTTGCTGCTGCTCCTTCTGACATTTCTTCTTTAACTCCTCCTTCCTGACATTCAAAAACTGTCTCTTATTAGCCTGAGACGACCAATCTTCTAAACCTAAAAAGTTACTACAAGCATTGAAAAGGCTTTTACTACTATAAAAATCCCTCGAGTTAAAGCATGATTCAATCAAAGCACATCAATCCATCTTCATCGAAACACGTTCCCCTTTCACTAATCATTGGAAAATGGCAGATGGATTCgaaattttgggtttagggatgaTCTTACCAGACAGGCAGAGTAGCGAGATCGTCGTCTGCTTCTCCTTCTTCGATCAGAAGAACACACCAGAGTTATGTGTTTTTCTTCACAGCTGAGAGACTTGACTTCTTCAGTACGATGATCCCAGAGAGAGCTTTTATTAAAGTAGccacacagagagagagagagagagagagactattTCTCTTGACCTATAAATGTCTTTGCtaccaaattattaaatatctaTCATTATTACTCCAtctgtttcaaaaatatacatttttcacatatattaaaaaaaaacacattaaaatttgatgaaaaatacatgatttttttgtaaataatatttttcataactttttgcaaataaaaatccaataaacaccaataatttttaaaatttttttatataatacattaaaattttaatgtaaagAATATATCTTTTGAAACAATATAGTTTTTctataatatgaattttttaaaatgaaggGAGTATTATTTTATTGGTACAACTCGGTAGATAAAGCAACATATACCAAACTATTATTCCATTGTTAATAAATACCTAAAGCATCTATCCTATACTTTACCATTCACAAAGTAAAACTTCAGTAGTGCgattaatatatttcaattcTAAAGGAAAAATGCATTCGTTCATCTGGAAAAGGAGATTCAAGTATCAAAACTTGAAATCAAAGATAAATCTATTGAAAGAATGAGATTACCACATATGTTGAGTTTCCTCAAGGTCTAACGGGCCGATCACACAGATCAATATTCTTCTGACCCATTGCAGGGTGGGCCTAATGCGGCCATCTGAATTATTACATTTGTTAAGTTATATGTTAACTAGgtaagtattttattttctttgtttctggAAAAACTAAAATCGTTTTTTCTTCAGTTTGAATGATTTTCAAGACCAAGTAAACTTGTTTCAGTTTTTGGATAACTAActgtataataataaaataaagattgaAAACCTCAACCAGTctgttcttttctctctttgaatAAGCAGACGTAAGAAAGTAAAAGGGGGTGGAGGGAGTTAAAGTAGTAAACGAGAAAGGTTGTGTAGGGGGTCTTGTTTGCTTCTGTAAGAGGTTTGGGGAATGGAAGTGATAACATATATAAAGACCTAACAAGTGTGTGCGTCTCTCTATTAACAATAAAACTACAGACTCATCTCATTCgggtctttttttctttcttcttttctaaGATTGAGGTTGAAGTCGAACGTGAGGACATGGCCTCTCTGGTTCCCCTGTTGTCCATAGGGTCTCCAGCTCACCTCTCTTGTGACCTAACACTATCAAAGTacctgacaaaaaaaaaaaccattttctTAGATTCATATACACTTTCTTTTGCCATGCCTTtacctttttgtttctttgagGACTTACCAAGTATGAATGGAACAATGTAAAGCAAAGCTGGTTGCCCGTGTCCATCCATCAAGTTTAGGGCAATGTATGTTATGAGAAGACCTGTTGTATGATATTCATATAGAAACACACAAGAGACCTTAATAAGTTAGATTCTAGAAAATTTCTTGCTTTTTGCTTCTTCGTGATGATCATACCTAGACCATAAGCAGACATTGCCCCAAGGAAGTATCCTGACTTGAGCCTCTTGTTTGCCAGCCAGTCGTATCTGCAGCAATTTTTAACACTATTTCAGAACACCTCCTTTGGCTCAAACACTTAACCTAGTTCCTCTTCTTACACTTGACTAGTTCGTtctattttactatattttgttGGTCGCTATTATGATGTATGCTCAGACCCACTTCAATTAGCACTTGCACGTTTCAATGATAGTTATATTCTTCATATTCTTAATGAATAAACTCAAAAACCACAATGCAGACAGATGTCCCGAGTTTAGTTGGAGATGTGCAAAACAATGGAGAGCAAACCTGAGTGCAAAAGTGACAAGAAGTCCTGGTAAGATGATATCGCCAAAACCGATGATACTGTAGCCACCCCAAGGATCAAACATACGTGGGATCTTTAGTAGCATTGGGATCCCGTCCTCTCCACTCTTGTCTCCACGTGCTACCTGTATGTCggcgaaaaaaaaaaaaaaacaataaaggtCGATGATCAATGACATGAGACAGACAAGTATGTGCATGAATTGAAAGGAAATACTTTACCACAATCATCACACTTTCACGGAACCACCATTTTGAAACAAAGACCCAGAAGATGTCATACATGAAGGCACAGCTGAGAAGAACAACTCCAACCtgttaacatatttaatttcaaTGACCCTAAAAAACGGTTATTAGAGATGGGTCTTCTATACCAGAAGCAATGGAAATTTTCAGTCTGCAACTGGTTGGTTGGCTTAGATTGTTCAATTTTCAACATTTTAAAGCTTTGTTTATTAGATGCCAAGTTCTTAAGCACATAGTTCACTGAATCGAAACAGGAAGCCAAAATGCAGATATTTGGTTCCCTCATGAGAGACTTGTGGAAAGCAAACTAATATTTACCTTAAGATTTGGTACCCTGACGATCTGAAGAACTGTGATTATCAGCGAGATTCCCTGTTACCAAGAAAAAAATGCAGCATTAGCTCATAAACATGAATGAATGTATAAAGAATGAAGTAGGTTAAGAGAGAAAGGGGTGCGGTGCTTACAAGGATATCTTGGCCTATCCAAGCAAACGAGTATTGGCGGTAAACTGCCCAGATAACAGCAGATACTATGCAAAAGGGACAAATGGCCAGTGTCAAATATGAGACTGCTCCCAGGAATGGAAC
The Raphanus sativus cultivar WK10039 chromosome 1, ASM80110v3, whole genome shotgun sequence DNA segment above includes these coding regions:
- the LOC108813660 gene encoding uncharacterized protein LOC108813660, with translation MEKKETQKHVVESVAGAEQENGILIEDEIERSKVGIMRALCDRQDPSTKEVDDLMMRRFLRARDMDIEKASTLFLKYLAWKKSFLPKGCIPESEIGNELSHKKVCMQGHDKMGRPIVVSFGNRHNPSKGNPDEFKRFVVYTLEKICARMPKGVEKFISIGDLQGWGYSNCDIRGYLAALSTLQDCYPERLGKLYIVHAPYIFMTAWKVVYPFIDTNTKKKIVFVENKKLTETLLEDIDETQLPDIYGGKMPLTPIQDS
- the LOC108813669 gene encoding BTB/POZ domain-containing protein At1g01640, with translation MSEGAAAKKAAFLGALVVSFKEKIHTDLLVHPGADHHHHHHHALPIPTHKALLSSRSKVFRNMLDSDECKASAEDSITLPDLNYDELNSLLEFLYSGNLLAPYNQYRALYLAADKYDIPYLQDVCRDHFIASLTSRNVLDVLELASIPSDTILKSAAINHVVKHMEEVVVPMKYETFVQRNPSLGVEITRAYLRETKALAKDNNRSTASIRPHSRMY